GTCTGGTACCCAAGCAAATTACTGAAGCTGAGATTCTGTACAGTTCATTTCAAAATATTATACACATTATATACATACATAGCCTCCATTCAGCGTGGTTAGCGGAGCTCAACACCGAGCTGGTTGACAAGCTTCTCGCGCACAGTGTCGTTGAGATCATTGGCCTCCTCGTTGGTCAACGTGCGCTCCAGGCTGCGGTAGTTGATGCGATAGCACATGCTTTTGCGGCTAGTCTTGGGATGGGTGAACTCATCAATCAACGTaacatcctcgacaagatcaCCGCCAACCCCACGGACGACCTCCATGATGTCGTTCTCATGGACCGGCACTGCCCCGCCAGCTGCACTTCCACCGCCGGCAGATGCGGAGGGGAGCCAGAACGCAACGTCCTTGTAGCAAGCGGGATGTTTTGAGAATGGCTCAAAGCGGGTAATCTGGCCCGCTTTGAACTGGGAGAGGAACCGCTCGTCTTTCGACCAGAATAGCCGGATATCGGGGATATTAAAGAGAAGCATGGCGATCCGCTCCAATCCCAACCCAAACGCCCACCCTACGCGATTGGGCACGTCAGAGTTGTTGAGGAGCTCTTGCTTGACCACTCCACAACCCAGAATCTCGAGCCAGTCACCTTGCCAGAATACTTCCAGTTCCCACGACGGGCTGGTAAAAGGGAAGTATGCCTCGACCCATCGCACTTTCAGAGGCTCTGGCTCGACGCCCTCTGAGGCAGCAGCCGCTTTCTGGGCCTCGCTAAAGACCTTGATGACCATTCTCTCCAGTGATCGCTTGAGATGGGCGGCGATAGcttcgacttcctcttcgctgtgGTATTCGGCCTGGAGAGGGTTTCGCTCTGCGTGGATAGTAGGGTTCGGGTCTTCAACCGGTACATCATGAGCAGGGATGCTCTTCAAATCTTTCATGATTGCGGCGGCAGTCTGGCCCGAGTGTTCCAAAGTTTTGTCATCGGGGCGCTTCCACAACATCGCGCCTTCCATTTGATGGAACACCGGGTAGTGGCTGCGATCAATGGCATCTCTCCGATAGACATCAGCAACAACGGTATATCCAACTTCCTCCGGGCGAGTCGTTTCGTTGCGGTTGATCTGCTGGAAATAATCCTGCTGATGGGCACTCGTATGGGTCCGTAGAACGGTCTTGTTATTGAGGTAGTAGGTGTCCGTGCGACTCCGGCCGGGGTGGTCTGCGGGGAAACCAAGGACGTCGAAATTATCGGCGGTCGAGACAATAGGGTTTTTTTCAGAGTAATTTCCGAAGGTAGGACTAGGAAATTGGCTCTCGATCAGCTTGCGGGTGATTGCGAGCGGGTGGTTTTCGTTGAGGTAGAGCCGACGGTCGATATGTGTGAGGATCGTGTCGGGGGTATTCGTCCAATCGTCAGCTGGGTATGTCTTGCCTTCAATGTTTAGATCCTTTGGAGGTCTTGCGGGGCTCGCTGCGGTCTTGGGCTTGTCCGACGCATCTTGTGTCTGTCGCGCAGCTGTAGATGTCAATCCCCTATATCCAAGAGCTCGCGGCTCTGGCAGGCGCGAGAGCGGAAGGCGAATGCTGCCTCGAGGAGAGGCAATTGACCATCTTCCACTGCCAAGGCGCAAGGCCCTGCTCGTTGCAAACAGACGCATGTCTGAATTCCGACCTCGACAGCGATGGGGAAGATGTAGCAAGGTTAGTTGATGGGAGCTTGATAGCAAAACAGCTGGAAATATTCCGTCGGTACGGATCAACTACCCGCCGTGCGGTATACTGGAGGTATGGCGGCATCGCATGACGGACTGGGATGGACAGTTACatttattttgttttcttACGTAGTTTAAATGACACTTAATAAGTGCTTGTACACACTATACTTCAATCATCTCGGAACTTGGTTCCATCTATAAGGGGTTGTGGCATTGAGTCATTGTCCGGTGCATATTTTGATCTATAGTTACATGGACTAAAGTAAGGGCAAAATGAATATATGTAAAAAATTTCTG
This region of Aspergillus puulaauensis MK2 DNA, chromosome 5, nearly complete sequence genomic DNA includes:
- a CDS encoding phenylalanine--tRNA ligase (BUSCO:EOG09262N0U;~COG:J;~EggNog:ENOG410PFED;~InterPro:IPR006195,IPR005121,IPR004530,IPR002319, IPR036690;~PFAM:PF01409,PF03147;~go_component: GO:0005737 - cytoplasm [Evidence IEA];~go_function: GO:0000049 - tRNA binding [Evidence IEA];~go_function: GO:0000166 - nucleotide binding [Evidence IEA];~go_function: GO:0004812 - aminoacyl-tRNA ligase activity [Evidence IEA];~go_function: GO:0004826 - phenylalanine-tRNA ligase activity [Evidence IEA];~go_function: GO:0005524 - ATP binding [Evidence IEA];~go_process: GO:0006432 - phenylalanyl-tRNA aminoacylation [Evidence IEA];~go_process: GO:0043039 - tRNA aminoacylation [Evidence IEA]) translates to MRLFATSRALRLGSGRWSIASPRGSIRLPLSRLPEPRALGYRGLTSTAARQTQDASDKPKTAASPARPPKDLNIEGKTYPADDWTNTPDTILTHIDRRLYLNENHPLAITRKLIESQFPSPTFGNYSEKNPIVSTADNFDVLGFPADHPGRSRTDTYYLNNKTVLRTHTSAHQQDYFQQINRNETTRPEEVGYTVVADVYRRDAIDRSHYPVFHQMEGAMLWKRPDDKTLEHSGQTAAAIMKDLKSIPAHDVPVEDPNPTIHAERNPLQAEYHSEEEVEAIAAHLKRSLERMVIKVFSEAQKAAAASEGVEPEPLKVRWVEAYFPFTSPSWELEVFWQGDWLEILGCGVVKQELLNNSDVPNRVGWAFGLGLERIAMLLFNIPDIRLFWSKDERFLSQFKAGQITRFEPFSKHPACYKDVAFWLPSASAGGGSAAGGAVPVHENDIMEVVRGVGGDLVEDVTLIDEFTHPKTSRKSMCYRINYRSLERTLTNEEANDLNDTVREKLVNQLGVELR